Below is a window of Trichosurus vulpecula isolate mTriVul1 chromosome 4, mTriVul1.pri, whole genome shotgun sequence DNA.
TTACTTCATGAAGGTCCTACTTAGATGCATCATCATGGAATAAACATGACTTGGAATTGTTGAGTTCTATGCCAAGGGAGTGTCATTTCGGGCTATTCTTACTAAGAACAGAAGGCTACAGAGTTACATCACTAAAATGGTAGCACTAGCTGGTCTGGAGTATAGGTCAGAGGTGCTGGCACATCTTCATAGGAGATTTCCATTGGCCTTTTCTCCTAAGGGGGACAGAAGAGCCAATGGTAACGTTCCTTCCCAGAGTGTGACAGCTCATTCTTTAACATCTGCCTTTGCGCAGCAGGTGATGCTTTTTTCGGTCCATAGCAGTTCTAGAAGTCCTGTGAAATCATAGAAATGTTCTTTCTGTGTTGTCCCTACACCCAGAGAATCCCATTTTAAATGGTGTGGAATGGAATGAAGTTGAAGTGACTTTGTTGAGTGCTTTTCCACTAGCCTTGGTTTGCCATAGTATTTTAGCCATGTTTTAAATGACTTTTATGCCTCACTACTGGAGGCTATTGACTCTCTGTGTTCTGTTTTCCAGATGATGGACTGGAGATTTGTGGCCACTCACTTGATCCTGGCCATTTTCCTAATGCAATGGAGCACTGGCAAAGGGCCCGGGGTCGAGGCAGCACCAGAGGTAATTGAAATGATCTTGGAATGACCTATATATGCTTTTCTCGAAGGGAATTTCAGCCCAAATCTGAACTCTGTGCCTAGCTTATCAGCATAAGAAATGCCTGgcaacaaaaaataaagcaaattattGCATTCTTTTGGCTAATTccccatttttgtttttcctattgtGAAATAGAAAGTGACAGACTCAAATGGGTACCAATTCAGTTTGTAATCTCATTACAATTTGGTCAATTGAAGATTACagaaggatagagagaaagacaaagaaatctGCATGTGCTAACTCTGATTATAGCTACCTGTGCCCATATCTGAGTTACCCCAGGAGGATGGAAGCCTCTAAGGATTAGGACTGGGTTTTCCATCGTTGTTTCCCTAGAACTGAGTACAatatcttgtacatagtaggcacttaatcattATTTGTTTGACTGAATTGAATCTGATACATAAACCactagaaaaaaattccttttaataGACACCAAATTTGGCTAAAGATAAACCAGTCTAAACATAGCCTTTTCTCTGACCTTTAGAACTGAGTGCTGGTAGAGAGGAGAACTGAGGCTGGATGGGTTTGTGGTTGCCTTGACTAAAGTAAAAAGTTAAAGACGTGGACCACCTCGTCCACACAAATCAATTTAGATTCTTTTGGTTCTTTGCTTTCTGGATCTGTCAGCCCCTTTGTTCCCATGCAGGAGTCATCTTACGGTAGATGAGGTCACCAAAAGGACCAGTTTCTTATCATAGCAGCACTTCGTGTCTTTTTAAGGATAAATGTTCCATTGCACTCAGTCCTGGGCCCTGAGACTACTGCCTGGGAGTTATTAAAAGGGAATATTTTTCACCTTTCCCAGAGAGTATTTTCCTTCTTATTAGTACTTCACattctttcacattttcttctgcttGGTTTCAAGGAAAAAACATTTTGCTGACTTTTGCAAAGTATGCTGGGTATTTCTACTGTGTCATTCCTTGATGGTATCAGACAACGGAAGCAGGTAACTGGGGCCCTCTGCTGCCAGTCCATCCCAGCAGGACTCTTTGCCCGGCCTcacatgaaaaagaatgaaatgaaataaagacATGCTTCTAGACTTTCACTGCTTTTAGACTTTACTCTCTGCTGGCCTTATAAAACCTAATCAGGTCTATGGTGTGAATGAGCTACTGCCTTTCAGTGTCCTGCCTCTCAAAGATAACACATTTGTGTTCTTACCTGATCCCTCCCAAGGGTTTCCTTGTTAATGCTCATTTCAATCAACTACAATCACTCCTATAtttgtttctaaaatatttatttaagtaCAGGGAGtaaatgtatttaaataaattaaaatgagtaAACATCTATCATGTCTATGCGGTTACTTAACACCACCGTTAGAGATCTCAACctgaaaggaaccttggagggcatctaatccaatcctttttatttgtttaaatttatggaataaaacactTTTAATCAAGAGAAGTGAAACCAAGGCTCCAAGAATGGAAATGAGTTGACCAAGATCCTGCAGGTAGCAAGTGAGAGAGAGCCAGGATTCACACCCAGACCCTCCTCACTACAAATGCTTCACTAGTTTCAATCTACTTCTACAGACAGAAATTTGCAGTTGAAAGGAGCATGGTTGCTGTTTGCTAAATGCCTGAGTGACTAGAAGAACTGAAGGTTCAGTTTTAGGGTTGAAGATTTTTGCAGAAAAGTCAGTGGGCCCCAGGCTGATTGCCTGACAAGGCCATCCAGTTGGAAGAGCTGCTCTTTAGAACCTTGACTCCAGCCCTGTTCATGTACAGTTGCCTGCATTCTATTGAACAGGTCCCTACTTTTAATCCCACAAGCATCTGTCTTCTGCCTGGATCCCTTTCTGATCATACAAGGAGATGTGTAAATGGCCCTACATGTGCAAGCACAAGGGAGGCATGAGGAGAGTGTAGACTCTCCAGAGCTCTTTGGTTGTTTTAGCATCAATGACAATGATCATGACACTCCTCTCTCCAGCAGGCCGTTAACTCCATAGCTGAGAGTGCACAATCCCACATTGAAAACACTGAAGAGAAATCTGCCACTGAGCTGACCCAGAAACTCCTGTTCCTTGATGAGCTGGTATCCCTGGAAAATGATGTGATTGAGACCAAGAAGAAAAGGAGCTTCCCTGTCTTCGGGGCTCCTCTGGACCGACTCTCAGCTGGATCCTTCAACAtcaaaggcaaacagaggtaactGAACACATCTCTAGGCCAAGGGCAAAGGTCTCTTCTTCAGCTCTAGATTCTGAAACCTGAGATGCTCTGTGAAAGGCGTAGCAGGGATATTCTTGTCATCAAGTCATGTTCTCACCATGTGGGTGGGAGCAAACCACTCTCTAAGTAGGTACTCAGAAAGCCACTAACCCTTGGGACTGTCTAACTAAGCCACCACTACTAGAGTATATGAAGAACCAATCACTGGTATGGAATGAGGGGAAATAAAGGAGATGACAGCCATTTATCCCATGGTTTATTTGTTTCATCACACTAGTAATTATGACCATCATACTGGGTACCTATCCATACTCACACACAGGGacacatgcacgtgcacacaAATGCGCACATGCGTGCACACATGCACAGAGACAGTAGCTTCTTGTATGGTAGTCTGTCAGCAACCGAATACAAATAATGCATGAATGATGTGATTCATGGCATGAATTGGACTGTGCTGAAAAGACAAGACCCAGGGAGTGGGGAATCCTAGGTCCAGGAGTCTGAATGAAAGTTAGTGTCAAGGCCAGGGGTCAGGAATGAATGGCTGTGAACAGGATGTGTCCCTGCTTTTCTCAGGAATCCATTAAATGACCTTGATCCCTTGCTGATACGTGTTACATCATTTCCCACCacccataaaaaataaatattttttaaaaaatatttgggacCCTAGGAAGTCAGAATCTTCAATTCAGCAGCAAAGTACTTTCTAGATTTTCTGGCACAGAAGGAAAAATTTGTCTGGGTAGCCTTTCCTTTTCAGAAGCAAAGGACCAGCAGAATTGTTCTTGTACCCTAGAGGATTTAAGACAAGACATGTGCCCCTGTTCTCCCTTTATGATAATACTTTTTACAATAGATATGTGGGTCACATTAAAGAATATAAATCATATACATGTTACAGACATGTGAATCCATGCCTGTTAGGGAATATGAGTCACTTAGAGGTTAGAGATGCATAGATCCCATACCTCTTAGGGAATAGGAGTCACTTACATGTTAGGGACATATGGATCCCATACCTGTTAGGGAATAGGAGTCATTTACATGTTAGAGATGCATAGATCCCATACCTGTTGGAGATACAGGGTTATGCCCAACCCACCAGGCCCTATTTCCACATCGCTATATTTAAGCCCATCTCTAACTCTGTCAGAACCCTAATTGCATGCCTACAAGACAAGAGCAAAGGTTCTATTTGGAGTCCTAGAGCTTAAAAAATTTTGTCACCAACTTGTGGAAATGTTGCCTCTCATCTCCCATCACCTggacattcaattcaacaaacacgtATTagacacagtgccaggcactctgtAGGCACTGAGCATAAAAGACCAAAGAAAAGCCAGGTCCTACCTTCAAGGCGTTTCCAGAGAAGTAACACAATGATTGAGCAGGGACAAAGTACCAATAACTAAAGAAATCAGGAAGGACTTCCATAGGCCGTGCCAGCTTAGCTGAGTCTCAAAGCCATCTAAGGATTCTGTGAGGTTGGTATCAGAAGAGGGTGCATTACAGGCATGAAGGCTAGTGTGGAAAGGGACAAGGTGGGGGCGGGGTAAAGGGATGAATGACTGCAGATAAAACACCTTGATGGTAGAGATGTGTTTCTGTTTTCTGGCCTGAAAGTTTTCACGTAGTTTTAAGTGGTAaagctatgtataaacaagaagAAATATCCTTCCATAAGCTGCATGCAATTGAAAAAGATTCTTGTATTCCTTCTTGACAGCAAACTCTAGGgttgttctttgtcttttttttaattcccatttcACACACAACAAACTGAGTGATGCGCATGAGGTCTTCCTTATGTAGCCAAGTCGAGTAACCAAAACAACCATTGGCAAAGTAGGAAACAATCTTCGATTTGAATTCAGTGACCTGGTCCTGCAGATGTCACCTTAGATGCCATTCCACACTCTGGGCCTCAGCGCCCTTATGTATGGTATATGATATGAGATCTACATCTGAGGTTATAACACAATATGACACTTGATATAAGACCCAGAGCTAGACTGGAACTCAGAGGACAATCAGttcaacctttcattttacagttgaggaagctgtgGCCCAGGGGCAGTACAGGGCTTCCTGATGTCACCCAGGCTCTAACtggcagaggaaggatttgaatctgaATTATCTGACTGCTGTGGCAAGGTATCCACTTGTCCCCATACTTATATCATTGtatatcatttttttcctcccagcaACCCTCTGATCTAAGTGCTATAAGTACTTactgctgttgagtcattttttttcagttatatcttactctctgtgaccccatttggggttttcttggcaaagatactggggtggtttgccattgtcttctccagctcattttacgaacaaggaaactgaggcaaatagatgaagtgacttgcctggggtcacagagctaggaagtatctgaggccagatttgaactcatgaagataagttttcctgaccccaggtgtAGCCCTCTATCCACATGCCACCTGGCTCTTCTAGCTGTAcatattattatctacattttaaagataaagaaactgaggctttagaAATCCAGGGATTTTCACCCTAGTTACAGAACTAAGCTCCAGTTAGGATTCACAACCAGCAGTTCTGTTTCTCATCTCTGTTCCATTACGCAGGCTGCTCTGTGTAGTGCTCACCTTTCTCCTGGCTTAGAGCTCAACTCCAGTCTCCCCTCCAAGAGGATTTTCAGAATCCATGCAGTAGTTCATGAGCTCCCCACTCCCGCCAGTAATtgtaactttcatttcttttgcatgcatttttctttgcatttatttacatGCTGATTTCCTGCCCTCGAATCAATCAGTCACTACGTATTAATAATGGAAGTTCCTTTGGAGCAAGGGATGATACATCTTTGTAACTCTTATGTGTGTTGTCACTTAGTAGGTCTTGATCAGTGATTATGGAATGGAATCGGAAGTCcctgtctctcctgactccaagtgcagggTGACTTCTCAAGCACACCTCTCAGTATTTCCAGCGTAGATCACTGGGAACGTTGCTGCTGCCCCCATCCTTATGCCCCCAGCACTTAGTAGAAATGGGTTGACTTGGGGGACTCTTAATGTTAAAGAAAGGTCAAAGCTGAAGGGAGCAAATATTTTCCCATTCATTCTAGTTACCCTGAGTCGAAAGGCTGCTTCAAAATGCTTGGCTCATTTCAGCCAGAAGCCagattgaatttccattttacccgTTGTAGGCTCtttctgaaaaaacaaaagatgttttTTAAGTGTGAAATATTCCCATTGTGGCCTCAGTTCAATGATCTCTAGGGATGGAGCACCTGCAGTCTTGAGGTcttgggtgtggccctttgactgagtccaagttgtgcagaacaaatgcttttattaaggggatttgttctgtgaagtttggattcagtcaaaatgccccacttaaggacctagagggcagcatgtggcctcaaggctgcaggttccccacccccgcaTCAAAAACTGAGATGAGGACAATGTATCTCAAACAAGAacatttttcccattcattttggagttaaatgaaaggaaggaaaatattctctttattcatgaaaaaaaattattttttaaaatttttttccgtGAAAACTCATAAACGGCCAACTATTGAAGCCTGGAACTttctcagagggaaaaaaataaacagatttcttgcatcattttttcCAAACAAACTAAAATTGTAAGAGTTTGAAATATCACTTGTATATAGATCCAGTGTAGAATTTCAGAAGCTTTCTAGTTCATTTCTGTCCCTGGGGGAAGGAGGCTCCATAAACACGTAGTAACTGATTGGGTTCTTAAATAGCCAGAGTTAGGATTGTTTCTGCTCACTTAGAGTGAATACCAGAAAGACTTTTCCCCAGCACCATGCTCTACACTATGTTTACAGTTAGACAATTAAAATAGTCATGTTTGTAAGAACAGTGAGAATAATGGACTGTCCATTACATATGTAAGCTTATACAAACCTTGTCAAAAGCTATTCCATCTGTCAGTTCTTAAAAACACCAAGGGCTTTAACATGGTAATACATGGACAGTACTCCCTTGGCACTGTTGTCTCATCTGAGTGTCTGTGCTGCCCAGTTCTGTGGAGAAGCAGAGCATCACTGATTCacagctggaaggggtcttacaGATTGTCGAGTCCAtgtgtcattttacagataaggaaactgaggcgtaAGGAGTTTAAATTACTTGCCAAATAACacgtagctaataagtgtgtaAGGCAGAATCTAGAcccatcctcctgactccaagtctagcattctctACCCTTCTTCCTCCTGACTCGCCCACCCCCACCCATCCTCTGCAACTCCATCCATGTCCTCTTCAAAGGTGATAGGCAGTGATTCATCAAGCATGCTCACACTGCTATAATAGAGCAATATGCTTGTATCCCATAATAATCGTTATGTTGTAACAGTTATAGAAGATAATTATGCATATTGAAATTAACTGTGTTTTCAGCATAGTAAATTCCTGGTTTGAGAAGTCTCTCCCTCATTACAGATTGGTACTGCTTGTGATTTAGGATTTAGAGTCCAAGGAATTACATGTGGCACATTGAGATTGTCACTTATTtgactgaggtcacacagctacaataTATCAGAGATAAGATTCGAACcccagtttttctgactccagtctcagTACTTTATCTTCTCTATTCTTTAACATTACCCttccatccatctctccatctgtctatcatctatttatctgcCCATCTAACTATATATTTCTATGTCTATCTGGATTATATGTATTATCATTCATCCATGAAGCCCTCATCTTACTGAGGTGACTACTCCATCCATCAGTGCTAATCAGAGGTTATCCTCACCTTCTTATCCTATGGGGTGAGGACGCATCTCGCATTCTCCATTTTCCTGCTCTTCACTGAGGAAAGGACCTGTATTTTAGATCTCTGTGTATTTAAATCCTACAGATAACACTCATCTCTTAAACCCTAGCAAACATTTAACATCTGTTTAATATTCAAGCAATATTATTTCAAAAGTCTTATTAAGGGTAATCATTTAGGTCCCAAAGAGATGTGAAATTGGGGAATGAATGGGATATCTGGACAAGAAACCTTGCCTGgacaaaaaaaatgtcaaaccacATCGAGCCGAGATCTCATAAGGAAAACACAATGTAGACACATTGAGAGATACAAGCATGCAAACACAAACATTCACATATAATACACAGAGACAAACATGCCATACAGATATACGACACAAACATGCATGCAGATGTAAGCATATGGACACAAACATGCATGCACCCAAAAGCATACACAGCCACaagcatatacacacaaatgccCATGCATAGCACATGCTAAACCTTTCCCattgtctgtcttctctctgccACCTTTTCTCCTTCTGGACTTAGAACGCAagacttcactttctcttctctttctccagggGAAGGATACCCTGCTTGGGGccttaatccaaacttcactcTAAACCTTTTTTCAAGTACAGACAGTTGGCTTCATGTTTGCCTCTTTTCCCTTTGAACGATACTATAGTCATGAAATCATCACCTAATTCAAATCCAGGTGACTTAGACCCTCAACAGCATCTCCAACCAAAACTTCCTTCTAAAGGTACTGAGTGTTAGCCTGCCCTTTTCCAAAGTGGTGcctccctcatccccttcccATTAATGCATTCTTCTGCTAATGCCTAGCAGATCATGGGGCCACAGCCTTTCTATATGTCTCTCACATACATAAATATCCCTTAGATGAAATTGATAAAGATCAGGATGAAGGTCCAGATACCTGAGCGCTTTGCTGCTGCAATCAGGGTTACAGGATTGTCCCTCTCAAAGCCAAGCCTGACTAAGGCAGGAGTTCTTAGCCTTTCGCTATCATGGCTACCCCCTCTGCCCCCAGCATTTTGATGAAGGccatttaatgtttttaaatgaataaaataaaatccccatgattacaaaggaaactagagGTTAGCGAAGATGAAATTCTATTTTTCCCACCAAATTCACAGAACTTCTGAAATCTCTCTGCAGATTCCTTGGGGATCCATGGATGCCAGATTGAGAATCCCTGCTTTAAGGCTATTGAGGGAACCCTTGTCATCCCAGTTTCCATTTACTAAGGATATGGCATCCCTAAAAATGTAATTTACATTTTCAGCAAGGCCTACCCCTTCGGGGGAATGAATCCCATACAGTTGCTTCTCCCTGTGAGaagtacaatttattttttttgtctatttaaATAGTGTCTTCATAGTTATTGTTTGCTTTAAATTTGGAAAGAGGTGTTTAGTTTGTAATAAATATTCCCTAGCCAACTTAAAACACTGACTCTGGAGTGTaaggtcctaggttcaaatctccctCTGCCATTTACTCCCCATGGGACTTTGGACAAAACATCTAGGCTCCCtgggcctcaatgtcctcatatgttaaatgagggggctggactggcaagcctctgaggtcccttccaggtctggatGTATTCTCTTAAAGTAAGTAAATACTTTTGTGATTTACTGAGGCCAATTGTAGTTATCACAATGTTCAAAATTACAAATGACATTCCTAGTCCAACTCCATTTGGACGGGCTGTAATGAGTAGCTGATATCTGCGTTGAACCAAGGATGTGACGGGCTTTCTCCAATGATACCGGGAAAAGTCTGGATCTAAACTGGTTCGTCTTTTAGCCTTGAAGAAGTTTTGTATCATAGAGTGACTCCTGGTGGTGAACTAGCTGGAAGTCCCCAGGACCCTTTTGCTACTTCTCTTTTCGTCAGGTAGCATAGACATGGTCTAAAGGGCCCTGAGGAGGGCCGAGACAAAAAGCTTGTTGGGGGGACCTGCCTCCAGTCTTGAGAACTTCCAGGAGCTGCCCCTGACTCTAAGCTTCTCCTATTTGCAGGATGATAAATATCAAAAGAAATTCTGATAGCAGGCTTCTTGAAAATGGTCTAGTACTTCTTACTGCAGGCATGAAAGCCTGCAAAGGTGGCCGTCAATAACCAATTGTGGCTGTGGCCCGGCTAGGCAGCCATTTGACTAGAAGATATGGCAGGCCTTTAGTGGATCTTTACCCAAATATATGATGAGAGTTGGATGCAGAAAGCAAAAAAGTCACTACAAACTTCAGCTGTGTTAGGGGAAGAATCACGCAGATGAATGGCAGTGTTTTCTCTGTCTTATTCAGAGCACAGCTGGAacattatgttcagttctgggcaaaAGTCTATGAAAGTCATCAACAAGCTAGAGACCAACATATTGAGGTGCCTCAAGTTTATGCCATGTGTATAGGGACTAAAGTATCTGGGCATGTTTAACCTGGAGGAGAGAATGCTGGGGGCAGAGGCGAGGGATCACTAGGGTTCTTTAAGTACAGGAACCCTTTAGCGATATTTTGGGTTTGGTTCCAGACAACCACGATAAAGTGAACATCACAATAAGCAGCGTCACAACAAAGTGAGTCACACAAATTTTGGCTTTCCTAGTGAATATAAAGTTATGTTGACACTAAACTGTAGTCTGTTAAGGGTGCAATAGTGTTGTGTAAAAAAGTAACGTACatgctttaattttaaaaaatattttattgctaaaaatctAACTCTCCTCTGAGCCTTCATTAAGTTGTAATCCTTTTACTGATGGAGGGTCTTGGCTCAAGCTGATGGCTACTGACTGAACAGGGTGCTGGTTGCCGAACGTTGGGGTGACTGTGGGAACTTCTTAAAATAAGACCACGATCAAGTTTGCCACATCGATGACCTCTTCCTTTCATCTGAACACTTAGAAGCCATTGTAGGATTATTGATGGGCCTCATTTCAATATTGGGTCTCAGGGACtggggaggcctgaggagagggagaaagatggtTGGTGGAGCAGTCAAAACACACTACATTTATTGTCCACTTTCACCATCTTATATGGGCATAGTTTGTGGCACCCAAAACCAATTTCAATAGTAATATCAAAGATTGCTAATCACAGATCATCAtaattaatacaataataatgaaatattgtgagaattaccaaaatgtgacacagagacacaatgtgagcacaGGTCGTCGGGGGAAAAAGGTGCTTAGAGGCTTGCTTGATGCAGGGTGGTCACAAACCTTtagtctgttaaaaaaaaataaagcacaatatctgtaaagtgcaaTAAAACAAGTTGTGGCTGTCGTTCTACTCGGACCCCAAAAACAGAGCCAGaagcagtgggggaaggggaaagagaaggggtaaAAAAGACAATCTAGCCCTCCTGTCAGGATAGACCCTGAGCTGGCCAAAAGTGGGAAGGCCTAGTAGGGAGAGGGCATTGGTGCCTTATCtctggaagtcttcaaacagagTCTGGACACCTTTTTATTATCTAGGGAATTCTGTTTGAGGTCCAAAGTGCACTAGctgtgctctaaggtccctttttatGATGAGATACTGTGATTGGGCCACAGAATTCCTAGAAGCTCTAATGGCGAGCTGAACGACATGCCTAAGAGAGCAGCCATTCCAGCCTGCTGGGCGATGGCCAAGAAAGGGCATCCTGGGGCAGGAGATTGCAAGCAGGTGAAGTTGAATGGATGCCAAAGTCAGAGGTTTTCTTCTTAATGTTCCTGATGAttattctccattttcttttcggTGATTTGAAGGCTGAGCCTCAATGTCTTGTGTTAAAACTGTTTAAGGCTTGTCATGCCATTAGTCTGTCACAAGAGGGACTCCCAGCCAGTGGGAAACTTTGCTCTTGCCCCAAGTTTGGGTTAGTGTCCCAGACCGAAGTCTGAGctgctcttgctgctgctgctatcttTTCAAAGCTGTGTGGGTGTGGGGAAGGGCAGGATGGGTGAGGAGGGGCAAAGAGGAAGAAGGCCAGGGCAAAGTAACAGGgaactttctaaaaatatttcattctagGAAAATGTCCAGATGAAAATAGGCAGAAGCTTTGGACTTCTAAGCAGCCACAGCCTGTGGCAAGAGCCAGAGCAAGTCGGCCTCCA
It encodes the following:
- the OSTN gene encoding osteocrin; amino-acid sequence: MMDWRFVATHLILAIFLMQWSTGKGPGVEAAPEQAVNSIAESAQSHIENTEEKSATELTQKLLFLDELVSLENDVIETKKKRSFPVFGAPLDRLSAGSFNIKGKQRKTVELPKRRFGVPIDRIGSNRLANTRG